One segment of Chryseobacterium viscerum DNA contains the following:
- a CDS encoding PKD domain-containing protein, with protein sequence MKKTLLFLFLITFSFILSQTTKRVFFIGNSYTYVNDLPNLIQSIAASNGDVLEHHSHTPGGSTLQDHANNPDVISTINQGNWDYVVLQEQSQLPSFPDSQVQNQVYPYALQLSNLIKTSNPCGNVIFYMTWGRKNGDAGNCPGLPTVCTYQGMDTQIYNRYMEMAAANEGIVSPVGKVWRTIREQNPAIELYDQDESHPSYIGSMAAAYTFYTILFKKDPTQIPFNGNLNPAQAQLIKDIVKTEVYNQPAKWFVTSNDVHSRFTYQLTGANTVQFTNTTQNAANYSWDFGDGTTSTQENPVHTYPTGGNYNVKLTTDACGATTIKTKLVVVNTLNTAEAAIETQVQIYPNPAQHLVNITSKKKIEVLSLTDASGRMVHYHLSKTDSGYILPLQHLASGVYFLQYKAGEKEFTKKIIKK encoded by the coding sequence ATGAAAAAAACTCTACTTTTTTTATTTTTAATTACTTTTTCTTTTATCCTGAGTCAGACGACCAAAAGGGTGTTCTTTATCGGGAACAGTTATACGTACGTTAATGATTTGCCTAACCTCATCCAAAGTATTGCTGCTTCTAACGGCGATGTACTGGAGCATCACAGCCATACACCGGGAGGGTCTACACTTCAGGATCATGCCAACAATCCGGATGTGATTTCAACTATCAATCAGGGAAACTGGGATTATGTTGTATTACAGGAGCAGAGCCAGCTTCCTTCATTTCCGGATTCTCAGGTTCAAAACCAGGTATATCCTTATGCACTCCAGCTCTCAAATCTGATTAAAACCTCCAATCCCTGTGGAAATGTAATCTTCTATATGACCTGGGGCCGTAAAAACGGCGATGCTGGGAATTGCCCGGGACTTCCCACTGTATGTACCTATCAGGGAATGGACACTCAAATTTATAACCGCTATATGGAAATGGCAGCTGCCAATGAAGGTATTGTTTCCCCAGTAGGTAAGGTATGGAGAACAATCAGGGAACAAAACCCGGCTATTGAGCTGTATGATCAGGATGAATCACATCCGAGTTATATTGGATCTATGGCTGCTGCATATACATTTTATACTATTTTATTCAAGAAAGATCCTACACAGATCCCTTTTAACGGGAATCTTAATCCGGCACAGGCTCAGCTGATCAAGGATATCGTTAAAACAGAAGTTTATAATCAGCCTGCCAAATGGTTTGTAACGAGTAATGATGTTCACAGCAGATTTACCTATCAGCTTACCGGAGCCAATACCGTGCAGTTTACGAATACAACACAAAATGCGGCTAATTATTCATGGGATTTTGGTGATGGTACGACTTCCACTCAGGAAAATCCGGTACATACCTACCCTACAGGAGGAAATTATAATGTAAAGCTGACAACTGATGCCTGCGGAGCCACTACCATCAAAACCAAACTGGTTGTCGTAAACACATTAAATACAGCAGAAGCTGCTATTGAAACTCAAGTTCAGATTTATCCTAATCCTGCCCAACATCTAGTTAACATAACTTCTAAAAAGAAAATTGAAGTACTTTCACTTACAGATGCTTCCGGAAGAATGGTTCATTATCATTTGAGTAAAACAGATTCAGGATATATTCTACCGCTTCAGCATTTGGCCAGCGGAGTTTATTTTTTACAATATAAAGCAGGTGAAAAGGAATTCACTAAAAAGATTATAAAAAAATAA
- a CDS encoding succinate CoA transferase has translation MLERIRLESLHQKVTTAENAVKIIKDGMTIGSSGFTKAGDSKAILPALAERGKTEDLKVTLMTGASLGHGTDGKLAEANVLKKRMPFQVDPILRNKINNGEILFIDQHLSESAELLHTKNLQSIDVAIIEAAYIERDGSIVPTTSVGNSVTFAALAKKVIIEINTEVPEEVYGIHDIYQAEDYPYRNVIPIVAPWNKIGRKSIPVDPEKIEAIVFTNRKDSPADIAEPDEKTTAIAKHLLAFFENEVLLGRLTDRLLPLQAGIGKVANAVLTGFKDSNFYDLTMFSEVLQDSTFDLIDSGKLSFASASSITVSQECYERVLGNLSKYKEKFVLRPQNISNTPGLIRRLGVIAINTAIEFDIYGNVNSTHIGGTKIMNGIGGSGDFARNAYLSIFVTQAASKGNNISHVLPMVSHTDHTEHDVDILVTDVGLADLRGLAPRERAQKIIDNCVHPDYKEELQSYFDRACEKGGHTPHLLHEAFSWHLRFSETGSMKQKTAVETSN, from the coding sequence ATGTTAGAAAGAATCAGATTAGAAAGTTTACACCAAAAGGTAACCACAGCGGAAAACGCTGTAAAAATCATTAAAGACGGTATGACCATCGGGTCCAGCGGCTTTACAAAAGCAGGTGACAGCAAAGCCATTTTACCTGCACTTGCAGAAAGAGGAAAAACAGAAGACCTGAAAGTCACTTTGATGACAGGAGCTTCACTGGGGCACGGTACAGACGGAAAGCTTGCAGAGGCCAATGTTCTAAAGAAAAGAATGCCATTTCAGGTAGATCCTATCTTAAGAAACAAAATCAACAATGGTGAAATTCTCTTCATCGACCAGCATTTAAGTGAAAGTGCCGAACTTCTTCACACTAAAAATCTTCAGAGCATTGATGTAGCTATTATCGAAGCTGCCTATATTGAAAGAGACGGGAGTATTGTTCCTACAACTTCTGTAGGTAATTCAGTGACATTTGCAGCTTTGGCTAAAAAAGTGATTATTGAAATCAATACGGAAGTTCCTGAAGAAGTATACGGAATTCATGACATATACCAGGCTGAAGACTATCCTTATAGAAATGTGATTCCTATTGTAGCTCCATGGAATAAAATCGGAAGAAAAAGCATTCCGGTAGATCCTGAAAAAATTGAGGCTATTGTTTTCACCAACCGTAAAGACAGCCCGGCAGATATTGCAGAACCGGACGAGAAAACAACGGCTATCGCCAAACACCTTCTTGCATTCTTTGAAAATGAAGTTCTTTTGGGACGACTTACTGACAGATTACTTCCTCTTCAGGCAGGTATTGGTAAAGTAGCCAATGCTGTTCTTACAGGATTCAAAGACAGTAATTTTTATGACCTGACGATGTTTTCCGAAGTGCTCCAGGACAGTACATTTGACCTGATAGATTCCGGTAAGCTAAGCTTTGCATCTGCATCCTCCATTACTGTTTCTCAGGAATGCTATGAAAGAGTCTTAGGAAACCTCTCAAAATATAAAGAAAAGTTCGTTTTACGACCTCAGAATATTTCCAATACTCCGGGACTGATCAGAAGATTGGGTGTAATAGCCATCAACACAGCTATTGAGTTCGATATCTATGGAAATGTAAACTCAACTCATATCGGAGGAACAAAAATCATGAACGGAATCGGAGGTTCCGGAGACTTCGCAAGAAATGCTTATTTAAGTATTTTCGTTACTCAGGCAGCTTCAAAAGGCAACAATATTTCCCATGTTCTTCCAATGGTTTCTCATACCGATCATACAGAACATGATGTAGACATTCTGGTAACCGATGTCGGATTGGCTGACTTAAGAGGATTGGCACCAAGAGAAAGAGCACAAAAAATAATTGATAATTGTGTTCATCCGGATTATAAGGAAGAATTACAATCATACTTTGACAGAGCTTGCGAAAAAGGAGGTCATACCCCTCATTTACTGCATGAAGCATTCAGCTGGCACCTAAGATTCTCCGAAACAGGAAGCATGAAACAGAAAACAGCTGTTGAAACCTCCAATTAA
- a CDS encoding alpha/beta hydrolase family protein, whose translation MNLINEKNIYLENKETKGFLADIFYPDTEKKLPLVIFVHGYKGYKDWGAWNLMAEKFAEAGFFFVKFNFSHNGTTTEDPHNFGDLEAFGNNNYSKELSDLGVVIDHFSKDPHVDDEKIVLIGHSRGGGISIIKTSEDERINGLITLASVDTLDRFPKGEAFENWKSNGVYYALNGRTQQEMPHYYQFYEDYEQNVHRFDVERATEMAKTHMLIIHGTDDEAVEVKQAEHLHILHPNSELFLIEKGNHTFGAKEPWAEKDLPKDLNTVTEKCIDFIKEKLK comes from the coding sequence ATGAATTTGATTAATGAAAAGAATATATACTTAGAAAATAAAGAAACAAAAGGTTTTCTTGCTGATATTTTTTATCCGGATACTGAAAAAAAGCTTCCACTGGTAATATTTGTTCATGGATATAAAGGCTATAAAGATTGGGGAGCCTGGAATCTGATGGCTGAAAAGTTTGCTGAAGCAGGTTTTTTCTTCGTCAAGTTTAATTTTTCCCATAACGGAACAACGACGGAAGATCCACATAACTTTGGAGATCTGGAAGCCTTTGGGAACAATAATTATTCTAAAGAGCTTTCTGATCTTGGAGTGGTCATTGATCACTTTAGTAAAGATCCGCATGTGGATGATGAAAAAATCGTTCTGATAGGTCATAGCAGGGGAGGAGGAATTTCTATTATTAAAACATCCGAAGATGAAAGAATCAACGGGTTGATTACCTTGGCGAGTGTAGATACTTTAGATCGTTTTCCAAAAGGAGAAGCTTTTGAGAACTGGAAAAGTAATGGGGTGTATTATGCACTGAACGGACGTACCCAACAGGAAATGCCCCACTATTATCAGTTTTATGAAGATTATGAGCAGAATGTTCACCGTTTTGATGTAGAACGGGCAACGGAAATGGCAAAAACTCATATGCTGATTATTCATGGAACAGATGATGAAGCTGTAGAGGTAAAGCAGGCCGAACATCTCCATATTCTTCACCCAAATTCTGAACTGTTTCTGATTGAAAAGGGCAATCATACTTTTGGAGCAAAAGAACCATGGGCAGAAAAGGATTTACCAAAAGACCTGAATACTGTAACCGAAAAATGTATTGATTTTATCAAAGAAAAATTGAAATAA
- the hppD gene encoding 4-hydroxyphenylpyruvate dioxygenase translates to MSTLTFAEKIAQAENFLPINGTDYIEFYVGNAKQAAHYYKTAFGFQSVAYAGPETGVRDRASYVLQQGKIRLVLTTGLKSDSLISEHVKKHGDGVKILALWVDDAYAAFEETTKRGGKPYLEPVTLTDEHGEVRMSGIYTYGETVHMFVERKNYKGAFMPGYEKWESNYKPEEAGLLYVDHCVGNVDWNRMIPTVEWYEKVMGFVNILSFDDKQINTEYSALMSKVMSNGNGFAKFPINEPAEGKKKSQVEEYLDFYEGEGVQHIAVATKDIIHTVTELKKRGVEFLSAPPEAYYDMVPERVGHIDEDLKKLQDLGILIDHDEEGYLLQIFTKPVEDRPTLFFEIIERHGAQSFGAGNFKALFEALEREQERRGNL, encoded by the coding sequence ATGTCAACACTTACATTTGCCGAGAAAATAGCTCAAGCAGAAAATTTCTTACCAATTAATGGTACAGATTACATTGAGTTTTATGTAGGAAATGCAAAACAGGCTGCCCATTATTACAAAACCGCTTTCGGTTTTCAGTCTGTAGCTTATGCGGGTCCTGAAACAGGAGTAAGAGACCGTGCATCTTATGTGCTTCAACAAGGAAAAATCAGATTGGTATTGACTACCGGACTTAAATCTGACTCTCTTATCAGCGAACACGTAAAAAAACATGGTGACGGAGTAAAAATTTTGGCACTTTGGGTAGATGACGCTTATGCAGCTTTCGAAGAAACAACTAAAAGAGGCGGTAAGCCATATTTAGAGCCTGTAACTTTAACTGATGAGCATGGTGAGGTAAGAATGTCCGGTATCTACACTTATGGAGAAACCGTTCACATGTTTGTAGAAAGAAAAAATTACAAAGGAGCTTTCATGCCTGGATATGAAAAGTGGGAAAGCAACTATAAGCCTGAAGAAGCAGGTTTATTATATGTAGACCACTGCGTAGGAAATGTTGACTGGAACAGAATGATCCCGACTGTAGAATGGTATGAAAAAGTAATGGGATTTGTAAACATCCTTTCTTTTGATGACAAGCAGATCAATACAGAATATTCCGCATTGATGTCTAAAGTAATGTCTAACGGAAACGGATTTGCAAAATTCCCTATCAACGAACCTGCTGAAGGTAAAAAGAAATCTCAGGTAGAAGAATATCTTGATTTCTATGAAGGAGAAGGCGTACAGCACATTGCTGTTGCTACGAAAGACATCATCCATACCGTAACTGAATTGAAAAAACGTGGTGTAGAGTTTCTTTCTGCTCCACCAGAAGCTTATTACGACATGGTTCCTGAAAGAGTAGGTCATATTGATGAAGATCTTAAAAAACTTCAGGATTTAGGTATACTTATTGATCATGATGAAGAAGGATACTTATTACAGATCTTTACCAAGCCTGTAGAAGACCGTCCTACTCTATTCTTCGAAATTATTGAAAGACACGGTGCTCAAAGTTTTGGTGCCGGAAATTTCAAGGCTTTATTCGAAGCATTAGAAAGAGAGCAGGAAAGAAGAGGTAATCTTTAA
- a CDS encoding HipA family kinase, giving the protein MQNLRTVTVMRYILPLREGGSLPALAEADDDFKYVLKFRGAGHGVKMLISELLGGKITEALGLQIPELVFINVDADFGRTEADEEIQDLLKFSEGLNLGLHYLSGSITYDPGVRVDPLLASKIVWLDAFITNIDRTFKNTNMLMWNKELWIIDNGASFYFHHSWQNFDTAAKTPFKYVKDHVLLPKAKMLDQADQFAHEVLNDTLFREIVNTIPEDWLHWNDADETSDEIREIYFQFMKTRLENSQIFVNEAKNARG; this is encoded by the coding sequence ATGCAGAATTTAAGAACTGTAACCGTGATGCGTTACATTCTGCCACTGAGAGAGGGAGGATCTCTTCCCGCTCTGGCAGAAGCTGATGATGATTTCAAATATGTATTAAAATTCCGTGGTGCAGGCCATGGGGTAAAAATGCTTATCTCTGAACTTTTGGGTGGAAAGATTACCGAAGCGTTGGGACTACAAATTCCTGAGCTTGTTTTTATCAATGTTGATGCCGATTTTGGAAGAACGGAAGCCGATGAAGAAATACAGGATCTTCTGAAATTTTCTGAAGGTCTGAATCTTGGTCTGCATTATCTTTCCGGTTCCATCACTTATGATCCGGGAGTACGTGTAGATCCCCTTCTGGCTTCAAAAATAGTATGGCTGGATGCCTTTATTACCAACATTGACCGTACTTTTAAGAATACAAATATGCTGATGTGGAATAAAGAGCTTTGGATCATTGATAATGGTGCTTCGTTCTACTTCCACCACTCCTGGCAAAATTTTGATACAGCAGCAAAAACACCTTTCAAATATGTGAAAGACCATGTACTTCTCCCTAAAGCAAAAATGCTTGACCAAGCAGATCAATTTGCCCACGAGGTACTGAATGATACACTTTTCAGAGAAATTGTTAATACGATTCCTGAAGACTGGCTGCACTGGAATGATGCTGATGAAACATCTGACGAAATTCGTGAGATCTATTTTCAGTTTATGAAAACCAGATTAGAAAATTCTCAAATCTTTGTAAACGAAGCTAAAAATGCAAGAGGATAA
- a CDS encoding flavin reductase family protein yields MKTVIPSEITSVQLQTIMQTAVSPRPIALASTVDKDGTINLSPFSFFNMFSTVPPILIFSPSRRVRDNTTKHTLENVLEVPEVVIGTVNFPIVQQISLASTEYETGVNEFIKSGLTMKEADLVQPKLIEECPVNFECKVLEVKSLGDQGGAGNLVICEVQKIHIREEYLNEAGNLDQKKLDMVARLGSNWYSRSNENSLFEVPKPLVTKGIGFDLLPDAIKYSKVFTGNDLGMLANTEVLPAGDFHADDNIHMDAQKLLLESKVEEAWVLLTIQ; encoded by the coding sequence ATGAAAACAGTAATCCCCTCCGAGATAACCTCCGTACAACTTCAGACGATCATGCAGACGGCTGTTTCACCGCGTCCGATTGCTTTAGCGTCTACAGTAGATAAAGATGGTACAATTAATTTATCTCCGTTTAGTTTTTTTAATATGTTCAGTACGGTTCCTCCGATTTTGATTTTTTCACCATCGAGAAGAGTCCGTGATAATACAACCAAACATACGCTGGAAAATGTTCTTGAAGTTCCGGAAGTAGTTATTGGAACTGTGAATTTTCCAATTGTACAGCAGATCTCTTTAGCTTCTACAGAATATGAAACCGGAGTCAACGAGTTTATCAAATCCGGACTTACCATGAAAGAGGCGGATCTTGTACAGCCAAAACTGATTGAAGAATGTCCTGTCAACTTTGAATGCAAAGTTTTAGAGGTAAAATCATTGGGAGATCAGGGTGGTGCCGGAAATCTTGTGATCTGTGAAGTACAAAAAATTCATATCAGAGAAGAATATCTGAATGAAGCCGGAAATCTGGATCAGAAAAAACTGGATATGGTAGCCCGATTAGGCAGTAACTGGTATTCCAGAAGCAATGAAAACAGCCTTTTTGAGGTACCCAAACCTTTGGTAACAAAAGGAATCGGCTTTGATCTATTGCCTGATGCTATTAAGTACAGTAAAGTATTTACAGGGAATGACCTTGGAATGCTTGCCAATACAGAAGTATTACCTGCAGGTGACTTCCATGCGGATGACAATATTCACATGGATGCCCAGAAACTGCTTCTTGAAAGTAAAGTTGAAGAAGCATGGGTTTTACTCACTATACAATAA
- a CDS encoding GxxExxY protein, which produces MITQSYLTDLTYKINGACIEVHKVLGPGLLESVYHKCLEEELRLRNINFKSELKVPVYYKGKEINCDFFCDFLIENLIVVELKSVSKLTEIHRAQLLNYINLMKKPKGILVNFNVKNLYHEGQETFVNQYYDMLF; this is translated from the coding sequence ATGATTACACAGTCCTATTTAACAGATCTAACATATAAGATAAATGGTGCTTGTATAGAAGTTCACAAAGTTCTGGGGCCTGGTTTATTGGAAAGTGTCTATCATAAATGCCTGGAAGAAGAACTTAGATTGAGAAATATTAATTTTAAGTCTGAGCTAAAAGTTCCAGTATATTATAAAGGAAAAGAAATTAATTGTGATTTCTTTTGTGACTTTTTAATTGAAAACTTAATTGTGGTAGAATTAAAATCAGTGTCAAAATTAACAGAGATTCATAGAGCTCAACTTCTAAATTATATTAACTTAATGAAGAAACCAAAAGGCATTTTGGTAAATTTTAATGTGAAAAATTTATATCATGAAGGACAGGAAACCTTCGTAAACCAATATTATGATATGCTTTTTTGA
- the fahA gene encoding fumarylacetoacetase, which translates to MKSFVDYSSNSDFSIHNIPFGVAVFNKEYIGCCTRIGDQVVDLATLYDLGYFEDIEGLDDNVFEAYTINEFIELGKPVTNAVRTKIQTLLQEGSTLSKDQKTIEEAFYDLDKVKMMMPVHIPNYTDFYSSIEHATNVGKMFRDPANALLPNWKHLPVGYHGRASSIVVSGTEINRPKGQMKPAEADKPVFGPCKQLDFELEMAFIINKNTEMGESISTKDAEDAIFGMVVFNDWSARDIQSWEYVPLGPFLAKNFGSSISPWVVTLEALEPFRTASPVQDPEVLDYLKFEGDQNYDINLEVYIQPENGDQNLISESNYKHMYWNMTQQLAHHTVNGCNVEVGDLYASGTISGSDPKSFGSMLELTWRGQNPLSLSNGEERKFIEDNDTVTMKAWAEKDGVRVGFGEVSGKIIPTL; encoded by the coding sequence ATGAAATCATTTGTAGACTATTCCTCAAACTCGGATTTTTCTATACACAATATTCCTTTCGGAGTCGCAGTTTTTAACAAAGAATATATCGGATGCTGCACAAGAATCGGTGATCAGGTAGTGGATCTTGCTACCTTATACGATCTTGGTTATTTTGAAGATATTGAAGGATTGGACGACAATGTTTTTGAAGCTTATACCATCAACGAATTTATCGAGCTGGGTAAACCTGTTACCAATGCTGTTCGTACTAAAATTCAGACATTATTACAGGAAGGATCAACATTATCAAAAGATCAGAAAACCATCGAAGAAGCCTTCTACGACCTGGATAAAGTAAAAATGATGATGCCTGTTCACATCCCGAACTACACAGATTTCTACAGCAGTATCGAACATGCTACCAACGTAGGAAAAATGTTCCGTGATCCTGCAAATGCTTTATTACCCAACTGGAAACATTTACCGGTAGGTTACCACGGAAGAGCATCTTCAATTGTTGTATCCGGAACAGAAATCAACCGCCCGAAAGGTCAGATGAAACCTGCAGAAGCAGACAAGCCTGTTTTCGGGCCATGTAAACAACTGGATTTTGAATTGGAAATGGCCTTCATTATCAATAAAAATACGGAGATGGGAGAAAGTATTTCTACAAAAGATGCAGAAGATGCCATCTTCGGAATGGTAGTTTTCAATGACTGGTCTGCAAGAGATATCCAATCCTGGGAGTATGTTCCGCTAGGGCCATTCCTTGCGAAAAACTTTGGTTCTTCTATTTCTCCATGGGTTGTTACACTTGAAGCTTTAGAGCCATTCAGAACAGCATCTCCAGTGCAGGATCCGGAAGTCTTAGATTATTTAAAATTTGAAGGTGATCAAAACTACGATATCAACCTTGAAGTCTATATCCAGCCTGAAAACGGAGACCAGAACCTGATTTCCGAAAGCAACTATAAACACATGTACTGGAATATGACTCAGCAGCTTGCGCACCACACGGTAAACGGATGTAATGTGGAAGTGGGAGATTTATATGCCAGCGGAACCATTTCCGGAAGCGATCCAAAATCTTTCGGTTCTATGCTTGAATTGACATGGAGAGGACAAAATCCTTTATCATTAAGCAACGGTGAAGAAAGAAAATTCATTGAAGATAATGATACGGTGACCATGAAGGCATGGGCTGAAAAAGATGGTGTAAGAGTAGGTTTCGGGGAAGTTTCCGGTAAAATTATTCCAACACTTTAA
- a CDS encoding homogentisate 1,2-dioxygenase, with the protein MRYHLAGNIPPKRHTIFKSPEDKFYYEQLFGTEGFHGISSLLYHIHRPTQIKSIGEPKDVTPKIAVEKNIAPRMFKGMNVTPEDDFMDSRKILLMNNDLKMGLAKPRKSMDYFYKNAECDELLYVHNGTGILKTFVGDLEFITGDYLIIPRGTIYQVELKSDDTVFFVLESHSPIYTPKRYRNEFGQLLEHSPFCERDMIAPTYKEPVDEKGEFLIKVKKENQITDFIYATHPFDVVGWDGYFYPYKFNIKNFEPITGRIHQPPPVHQNFEGHNFVVCSFCARMYDYHPQAIPAPYNHSNIDSDEVLFYTEGDFMSRNHIDLMDFTLHPGGIVHGPHPGAMERSIGKKFTEEYAVMVDPFRPLKITEEALKVEDPSYKTSWLE; encoded by the coding sequence ATGAGATATCATCTAGCGGGAAATATCCCACCAAAAAGACATACGATCTTTAAGTCTCCGGAAGATAAATTTTACTATGAACAGCTCTTCGGTACAGAAGGCTTCCATGGTATTTCTTCCCTGTTATATCATATCCACCGCCCTACACAGATTAAATCTATCGGTGAGCCAAAAGATGTCACGCCAAAAATAGCTGTGGAAAAAAACATCGCTCCAAGAATGTTTAAGGGGATGAATGTGACTCCTGAAGACGATTTCATGGACAGCCGAAAAATCCTTTTGATGAACAATGATTTGAAAATGGGATTGGCTAAGCCGAGAAAATCAATGGATTACTTCTACAAAAATGCGGAATGTGATGAGCTTTTATACGTTCATAACGGAACCGGAATATTAAAAACTTTTGTAGGAGATCTTGAATTCATTACCGGAGATTATCTAATTATCCCGAGAGGAACCATCTATCAGGTAGAGTTGAAGTCTGATGATACTGTATTTTTTGTGTTGGAAAGCCACTCTCCTATTTATACTCCGAAGAGATACAGAAATGAATTCGGACAGCTTTTGGAACATTCTCCATTCTGTGAGAGAGATATGATTGCTCCTACTTATAAAGAACCTGTGGACGAGAAAGGAGAATTCCTTATTAAAGTAAAAAAAGAAAACCAGATTACAGATTTCATCTACGCTACTCACCCGTTTGATGTAGTAGGCTGGGACGGATATTTTTATCCTTATAAATTCAATATTAAAAACTTTGAACCCATTACCGGAAGAATTCACCAACCACCGCCGGTTCACCAGAATTTTGAAGGACACAACTTCGTTGTTTGTTCATTCTGTGCAAGAATGTATGATTATCATCCACAGGCAATTCCTGCACCTTACAATCACTCCAACATTGATTCTGATGAGGTATTGTTCTATACAGAAGGTGATTTCATGAGCCGTAATCATATTGATCTGATGGACTTTACCCTTCACCCTGGAGGAATTGTACACGGACCTCACCCAGGCGCTATGGAAAGAAGTATCGGAAAAAAATTCACGGAAGAATATGCTGTAATGGTAGACCCTTTCCGTCCTTTAAAAATCACCGAAGAAGCTTTAAAAGTAGAAGATCCTTCTTATAAAACTTCATGGCTGGAATAA
- a CDS encoding acetyl-CoA hydrolase/transferase family protein, whose protein sequence is MNNYISAEEAIYTIKSGNRVFFHGSACTPNYLIDELARQSARLQNVEMVSITQQGNVEIAKPEYKDSFFINSLFVSTPVRDAVNSDRGDFVPVFLSEIPILFRKNILPLDVAIVTVSPPDRHGFCTLGTSVDIARAAVDTAKIIVAIVNPRMPRTHGDGMIHISRIHKLVWHEEELPTVDYGSKVGPEEMLVGKNVAELIEDRSTLQMGIGTIPDAVLKCLTNHKDLGIHTEMLSDGVIDLIQDDVINNKYKGYNDNKTITSFCFGTRKLYDYVDDNTVFAFRDVSEVNFPINIMRNKKMVAINSAIEIDLTGQVCADSIGTMQYSGIGGQMDFMRGAALSDDGKPIIAITARTKKGISRIVPFLKQGAGVVTTRGHIHYVVTEYGTAYLYGKNLRQRAQELISIAHPDDREMLERAAFERFKH, encoded by the coding sequence ATGAATAACTACATCAGTGCAGAAGAAGCAATATATACGATAAAAAGTGGAAACCGAGTATTTTTCCATGGCAGTGCATGTACCCCGAATTATCTGATTGACGAACTAGCAAGACAGTCTGCCCGATTGCAAAATGTAGAAATGGTTTCCATCACCCAGCAGGGCAATGTGGAAATTGCAAAACCGGAATACAAAGACAGCTTTTTCATCAACTCTTTATTTGTTTCCACTCCTGTTCGTGATGCTGTGAATTCTGACCGCGGAGACTTTGTTCCCGTTTTCTTAAGTGAGATTCCTATTTTATTCAGAAAGAACATCCTTCCTTTAGATGTAGCTATTGTCACCGTTTCTCCGCCAGACAGACATGGTTTTTGTACTTTGGGAACTTCTGTAGATATTGCAAGAGCAGCTGTAGACACGGCGAAAATCATCGTTGCCATCGTCAATCCCAGAATGCCAAGAACCCATGGAGACGGAATGATCCACATCAGCAGAATCCATAAACTGGTCTGGCACGAAGAAGAGCTTCCTACCGTAGATTATGGGTCAAAAGTAGGTCCTGAAGAAATGCTTGTAGGAAAAAATGTGGCTGAGCTTATTGAAGACAGATCTACCCTTCAGATGGGTATCGGAACTATTCCTGATGCTGTTTTAAAATGCCTTACCAACCATAAAGATCTGGGAATTCATACAGAAATGCTGAGCGATGGTGTTATTGACCTGATTCAGGATGATGTAATCAACAATAAATACAAAGGGTATAATGATAATAAAACCATTACAAGTTTCTGTTTCGGAACCAGAAAACTCTATGATTATGTGGATGACAATACCGTATTTGCTTTCAGAGATGTAAGTGAAGTAAACTTCCCGATCAACATCATGAGAAACAAAAAAATGGTAGCCATCAATTCTGCCATTGAAATAGATCTGACGGGACAGGTATGTGCAGATTCTATCGGAACAATGCAATACAGCGGAATTGGGGGACAGATGGATTTTATGCGTGGTGCTGCATTAAGTGATGACGGAAAACCTATCATAGCCATTACTGCAAGAACGAAAAAAGGGATTTCCAGAATTGTTCCTTTTCTTAAACAAGGTGCGGGCGTAGTCACTACAAGAGGCCATATTCACTATGTAGTTACTGAATATGGAACTGCTTATTTGTATGGGAAAAACCTTCGTCAGAGAGCACAGGAACTCATTAGCATTGCCCATCCGGACGATAGGGAAATGTTGGAAAGAGCTGCTTTTGAAAGGTTTAAACACTGA